The DNA region TCCCTTTCATCTTCCCTTGCCACACTGGGAAGATCAAGGAACCGGCTCATCTTCGCCGTCAAACTTCTGAAGGCCGATGCCTTAATACGCAGCAGGGTTAATGGGATAGCCATCCCCTACTGGGAAACACCTTCCCTGGAAGATGGTGGTTCCTCCCTGGCCATACCCTGGTACAAGGGGGAAAAAGAAAGTTTTTTGAGGATAAAAGCCGAGGAGGGGCGGCTCATCTTGGAAACCGATGATGGCAAAAAAACTGAAACCTTAACCCTGCTCAATGACATTGAAAGTGTGGAACTTTCTCTACTCAGGAACGATTATGATATGCCCTGGGGCATCGCTGTGACCTATATCTATAAACAGCAGAACTACCACACCTGGGCCGCTTTTTCATCAATTCCCCTGGGGAGGGACGCCCCATGAAAGCATGTACTATGTTTTTCTGTACCCTGTTCCTCATTTCAGCCATTACCCTTGGGGCTTGCGGCTTTATTGCTTCGCTTATAAAAATTGAAGGGCAGGCAAGGCAGGAGAACAAACAGGCAACGGAAACTATGGCAATCCTTGACTCCCTGATGGATGCCCTTCAATCGGATACGAGCCCTGAGGAAAACGGCCCGGATGATCCGATATGGTCATGGGATGGGAAAACCATAGGAAACTATACAGTTTCTATCCGCACACTTTCGGATAGGTTAAACCCCAATTTTGTAAGGAAAAATATTTTTGACAAAACACGGCTTTCCGTACTATTTAGACCCGGGAAGACCCCAGATGAACTACAGCAGTACAGGGAAGATCACGGATTTAGCCTTAAAAAAGGAGGATATAAGGATTTTTTTGAAGATAATTTCTATGAACAGTATTTTTCCCCCTATGGATGGGCAAACATCAACCTTACCGATGAATTCGCCGCCCGGCAGTTGGGAACTTTACTAACAGGTTCAGCCATAAAAGGCGAAGCTCTGAGGGGGAAGATAGAGACCCTTCTTATCAGCCAAAGCATCATGAGCAGGGAGGGGCTCAGGACCTTTTTGGGTTCCTCCTGGGAAGAACTTTATCCCTTTGTTAATGCCGAACCTTTGATGAACATCAATTTTATTGAACCCCTGCTGCTCAGGGAAATCCTGTCTTACCCGGATTACCGTATAGCCCATTATGAAACACGCTGTGAAGAAATACTGTACCGTCGTTCCCGGGAAACTCTGGGCCAGGAGGATGTTTCTGTAATCCTTGGAATAGGGAAAACCCATGCATTGTTTTACTACCTTGGCTGCATAAGCTGGTTCTGGGAATTCCGTATATACGGTAACCCTTCTGCGGGAAACAACCATTCCAGAACAGTGATACTATGCAGGATTCCACCATCAACCGATGACAAGGTTGACTATAAAATTATTGAAGAGAGGTTAGAATATGCCCCCATTGCCAATTTTTAATGAAACTGCCTTCCTGGTATCCCCCTTGGATATCATGGTGTTTCTGCTAAAGCTCAAGTCTCGCAACAAAGACATTGCGGAGATAGAAATACGTACTCAACTAAAAACCCTCTACCCCGGCAACCCTGAAGAAATGGTTTTTGATTATCGTATTTATGGCCCAAAACGTCATAAACAGAAATACTGCACAGCAGCGGTCTTTGTAAGTACCCGTACCCTTTATGAGTCCTACAAAAAAATCAACCGGCCCCTTATCCCGGGGATAATCCTTATGTCCACAGGAACAGAAGATATCAGGAGTTATAAAAAAATTGTAATCCTCATCACCCCCAGGTGGATAGAAGCAGGGCAGTTTGAACAAGGGAAACTGTTCCGCTACGCCTCCTATCCCAAGGCTGAGGCAGGGAACAGCCCTGAAAGCACCAGAGAGGACTGTATTAAAAGTATTGAAAATATGCCCACATCACCAATAAGCCCCTTCTTTACCGAAACCGATGACAAGGAAATACCGATATTTCTCATAAACGCCGGAGTGGAAGACAGTGAATATAAAAAAACAGTAAAGGTTCTGGAAACTTTATGCAAAAGCGTAATCCCCATGGATATCGGCACTATTAATCCCCGCCGGGCGTGTAGGCTTCATGGAATATTTCATGAAGCCTACACGCCTTCCCCGGTGCGTAAGAAAAATATCATCTATATCCTTGTTCTATTGAACCTCCTGTCCCTTATCGGATCTTTTCGGATTATCATTGCCGGAACAAACCAAGAAATGTCGCTCTTACAGGAATACTGCCGTGAACAGGAACTACTTTCAAAAAAAGCAGCGTCCCTGGAAAGAGAAATAGGGGAACTGAACTCCCGGCAGTCCGGAGGAAAGATAACCATATATGAGGCTATCGGGGGATTACAGTCCTGCCTTCCAAAAGGTTGGGTAAAATCCCTGGTTATTCAGGAAGGAAAGATCAGCCTTGAAGCTGAGGGGGATGATTCCCTGAATGTTCTGGGGCGGCTGCAATCCTCCGGCCTTTTCTCCAACCTAACCCTGCACCAGGCTTCCCCCTCCGGAATAGCCGGGGAAGTTTTCAGTATCTCAGGAAACTTGGGAGGCATAAACAATGGAAAAAACTAAACGATTTCGTGGGACATCTTTGTTAGCAATTCTCTTCACAAGCATACTTATAACAGCATTCGCCTACAGCATTTGGGAACTCCGTTCCGCCCGGAATACCCTGGAACAATACCGGGACAGGGCTTATGGGGTAAAACCGGTATCCCGGGACTCACTTACGGTACTGGAAAACCAAGCCGAAAACCTACGAAAACTGGAAATTATCCGGATGGATAAGGGAGGATCAGGGAAAAAGAACATATTTTCATCAGTAAAACTATCTATGGAGGAAAAAACAAACCTTATCCGTGACATGCTCCGTACCAGATCTGTCGGAATAGAACGGTTTAGGATTAACAACAGGGATGGGGGATCGGAATTTACCCTCCATTGCCCGCCAATTCCCTTCTTTGGTTTTCTCGCCGAGCTGGAGGAAAAAACAGCCCTTGAACCGGATTACATCAGCATCAAACCGGCTTCCGGTTTTTCAACAATCAATGTTACTGTGAGGTTTAACCATGTACCGTAAATTACTTTTTATTGAAATTGTCCTTGCATTGGGCATTCCGGCTTTACCCCTGGGTGCAATACTAAGCTTAACCACCGGGACCAGGAACAAAATCCAGCCTCCGAATGTGCCGCCCGGGGAAAACCCGATGCTGAGTGTCGGGGCTGCGGGTTCCGGCACTGAGGAGCAAACTGTCCCACCTGTATTTCCAGCACCGGTTTCAATCAAAGAGCTTCCTACGGGAAAGGCCTCCCCGGAGCAGCTGGCCCTCGCCTTCCGGCCCCCGGCGCCGAATACTGTCGTTGCGGTCCCGGCAACTGGGAAACGGGCTGGAGAAGGAAACGCGGCGTCCCCTGCAGCGTCCCCTGAAAAATACCGGAGAGACGATAAATTCAAACACCTGGGTTCCATCAGGGATGGGGGCGACCGGGAATGGCTGTACTTTAAAGACAATGAATCAGGCAGAATCATTGCGGTCAGCCCGGATGGCGCTTCCCGGAATGGCATAGAGTTAGTATCTGCGGATACAGAATCCTATGTGATTACTAAAGACAATATTGAATACCTTATAAGGAGGAATTAAGTATGAGTAAACACTTAATCTGCGTGTATCTTGTCATCGCTATTTTTGTTTCCTGCACATCAGAGCCTACACCCAAAAAAACCGATCTGAGCCTCTACGGGATGATCTATGACCGGGACAACAGGCCGGTTAACGATGCCAGGATCTATATTGACGATACCTACCGTGCCATCAGCGATATACACGGCCGTTTCAGTATCCCGAAACTGAAGACCGGCAGGGAATATCAGATCCGGGCTGCTAAGGCAAACCACGAAGAAGTATGGCTGGATGTGAATTACCTGGACCCCCAGGATGTGCTGTATATCAACATGTACAGCGCAGAGCAGCTTTTAAGCGGGGCTGAACAGGCCCTGAAAGACCGTGACTGGCTGAAGACAGAATTCTTTCTGACCCGGGCAGAGGAAGCCCACTGTGAGTATGCGGCGCTAACGTATCTGCGGGGGATTTTGGCGTTTTACAAAAACGATTATTCCCGAGCCCTGGAAATCCTGGGCTCCCTTGCGGAACAGGAAAAGAGCCTGCCCTACCTTGACCTCTTCATTGCCGATTTGCACCAATACTACTCTGGGGATAGTGAACAGGCACTGAAGTATCTGAAAAAATTCCTTGAAGCCCGGGAAAACCCGGAGGTACAGAAACGGGTCCGGGAGCTGGAAGGATCGTGAGATTTGCACGAACAGAGCTACAGAAATTGTGAATGACAGGAGTTTGCAGCTATGCCCGGAAGCAGTAAAAAGAACAAGTCTGCCCGAAAAATCCATTGGCACCCTGCTTTTTTCCAGGCCATACAGCGCGAATTGGCGGACTATAAAGATGCGCTGGAGTTCAAATATGAACATCAACTCACCACCGAACCGCTGAGGATCGATGTGCTCCTAATCAACAACCTCGCCCTAAAGGGACGAGGTTGTTGTTCTCATAAGGTATTTGTATTCGGGGTTTAATACCCTTTTTAAGCGCCCTAAAGGGCGGGGTATTAAACCCCTCAACACGAATTAAGAAACCCCGGGACCTCGCTATACGCAAAAACATTGGCCGGATATTCCGTGCAGAAAACCTGGTGGAGTATAAAAGCCCCGGGGGCTACCTTTCTGTCAGGGATTTCCATAAAGTGTATGCCTATGCCAGCCTCTATGCCGCCATCACCGGAGGAATTAGCTTTTCCGACTTGACAATCACCTTTGTGCAGAAACGGCATCCCCGGGAGCTTATCAGATATCTTACCCGGGAACGGCATTACACCATTGAGGAAGCCTCGCCGGGGATATACATTGTACATGGGGATTACCTTCCCATTCAGATCATCGAATCCAGAAAGCTTT from Treponema primitia ZAS-2 includes:
- a CDS encoding type II secretion system protein, giving the protein MGTRDEGGFTLLETLAAMGILSILVCLIALSLSSSLATLGRSRNRLIFAVKLLKADALIRSRVNGIAIPYWETPSLEDGGSSLAIPWYKGEKESFLRIKAEEGRLILETDDGKKTETLTLLNDIESVELSLLRNDYDMPWGIAVTYIYKQQNYHTWAAFSSIPLGRDAP
- a CDS encoding PilN domain-containing protein; protein product: MPPLPIFNETAFLVSPLDIMVFLLKLKSRNKDIAEIEIRTQLKTLYPGNPEEMVFDYRIYGPKRHKQKYCTAAVFVSTRTLYESYKKINRPLIPGIILMSTGTEDIRSYKKIVILITPRWIEAGQFEQGKLFRYASYPKAEAGNSPESTREDCIKSIENMPTSPISPFFTETDDKEIPIFLINAGVEDSEYKKTVKVLETLCKSVIPMDIGTINPRRACRLHGIFHEAYTPSPVRKKNIIYILVLLNLLSLIGSFRIIIAGTNQEMSLLQEYCREQELLSKKAASLEREIGELNSRQSGGKITIYEAIGGLQSCLPKGWVKSLVIQEGKISLEAEGDDSLNVLGRLQSSGLFSNLTLHQASPSGIAGEVFSISGNLGGINNGKN
- a CDS encoding type II secretion system protein M, which codes for MEKTKRFRGTSLLAILFTSILITAFAYSIWELRSARNTLEQYRDRAYGVKPVSRDSLTVLENQAENLRKLEIIRMDKGGSGKKNIFSSVKLSMEEKTNLIRDMLRTRSVGIERFRINNRDGGSEFTLHCPPIPFFGFLAELEEKTALEPDYISIKPASGFSTINVTVRFNHVP
- a CDS encoding tetratricopeptide repeat protein, with amino-acid sequence MSKHLICVYLVIAIFVSCTSEPTPKKTDLSLYGMIYDRDNRPVNDARIYIDDTYRAISDIHGRFSIPKLKTGREYQIRAAKANHEEVWLDVNYLDPQDVLYINMYSAEQLLSGAEQALKDRDWLKTEFFLTRAEEAHCEYAALTYLRGILAFYKNDYSRALEILGSLAEQEKSLPYLDLFIADLHQYYSGDSEQALKYLKKFLEARENPEVQKRVRELEGS